A genomic segment from Yimella sp. cx-51 encodes:
- a CDS encoding HNH endonuclease signature motif containing protein, whose amino-acid sequence MYDLDINFGALLGGVVGMYLDESSGHFGVSAVPIPQSFERPEEATSNHCFVPDRNAHTVVGTTASSYPGEAAECADEISAVLGSIARLSHITTNLTDSELTDAARSLALVMQRAEAALVAVTADALDRGAVWRSTAADAAQWVGRLSRGESAASIIGADGLKTAGPLIQDERPEASAGEAGSSDVQAAGLEPSQCSRISKIAVACNSSRHSVLKTALLSGAVNSIIAKTALDNVDPLVAALCTSDPSATRDQVYGYFLAALEPGAGAKSVRELSQRVIAQFAPTPDRLDKDEDSQRAYETLRLEDLPNGLVRLIADLSADHAEALKHAINSMAAPAPGSTCCDSPFHRHEKNSNPTGQADVRSPGKRRADALVELIRIASKYVDGDGQLVTHGSARLIVTMDYETLARKLRGSGRSEAGAVVSPETVRQLVCDAEIIPMVLGSRSEPLDVGRKIRLVDKGLRAAVIERDRHCTFDGCSRPPPMCEVHHVKHWADGGETSLLNSALLCATHHRIVHRDRLTAVVSRSGVTWQHHHDVEALAASM is encoded by the coding sequence ATGTACGATTTGGATATCAACTTCGGGGCACTTCTGGGAGGGGTGGTGGGCATGTATTTGGACGAATCATCGGGCCACTTCGGTGTCTCTGCCGTTCCGATCCCGCAGTCGTTCGAGAGGCCAGAGGAAGCGACCTCGAACCACTGCTTCGTGCCCGACCGGAACGCGCACACAGTCGTCGGAACGACAGCGTCGTCCTATCCGGGTGAGGCGGCCGAATGTGCGGACGAAATTTCGGCGGTGCTGGGGTCGATCGCCAGGCTGTCGCACATCACTACCAACCTCACCGATTCAGAGTTGACCGACGCTGCCCGTTCGTTGGCGCTGGTGATGCAGCGGGCGGAAGCAGCGCTGGTCGCCGTGACCGCCGACGCGCTCGACCGTGGCGCTGTGTGGCGTTCCACTGCCGCCGATGCCGCCCAGTGGGTGGGCCGGCTTTCGCGGGGAGAGTCCGCTGCTTCGATCATCGGTGCCGACGGACTCAAGACGGCCGGGCCGTTGATCCAGGACGAACGACCGGAAGCGAGTGCGGGCGAGGCTGGCTCGAGTGACGTGCAAGCTGCCGGGCTCGAGCCCTCGCAGTGTTCGCGAATCAGCAAGATTGCCGTGGCCTGCAATTCGTCCCGCCACAGCGTTCTGAAAACTGCATTGCTGTCCGGCGCGGTCAATTCGATCATCGCCAAGACCGCTCTCGACAATGTCGACCCGCTGGTCGCGGCACTGTGCACCAGCGATCCGTCGGCCACCAGAGATCAGGTCTACGGCTATTTTTTGGCCGCACTCGAGCCTGGTGCGGGCGCGAAGAGCGTTCGCGAACTTTCCCAGCGGGTCATCGCTCAATTCGCGCCGACCCCCGATCGGCTCGACAAGGACGAAGACAGCCAGCGGGCTTACGAAACCCTGCGCTTGGAAGACCTCCCGAACGGCCTGGTGCGCCTGATCGCCGATCTGTCGGCCGATCACGCCGAGGCGTTGAAGCACGCGATCAACTCGATGGCCGCGCCCGCGCCCGGCTCGACGTGCTGCGACAGTCCGTTCCACCGGCACGAGAAGAACTCCAACCCAACGGGGCAGGCAGATGTCCGCTCGCCGGGCAAGCGGCGCGCGGACGCGTTGGTCGAGCTCATCAGAATCGCCTCGAAGTACGTCGATGGCGACGGTCAGTTGGTCACCCACGGTTCAGCCCGGCTGATCGTGACCATGGATTACGAGACTCTCGCCAGGAAGCTGCGCGGATCAGGCCGCTCCGAAGCAGGAGCAGTCGTCTCACCCGAGACAGTGCGACAACTCGTCTGCGATGCAGAAATCATTCCCATGGTCTTGGGCTCGAGATCAGAACCACTCGACGTCGGACGCAAGATCCGGTTGGTCGACAAGGGGCTGCGAGCCGCAGTGATCGAACGAGATCGCCACTGCACCTTCGATGGCTGCTCCCGGCCGCCACCGATGTGCGAAGTGCACCACGTCAAGCACTGGGCTGACGGTGGCGAAACCAGCCTGCTCAACTCGGCGTTGCTCTGCGCCACCCATCACCGGATCGTGCACCGCGACCGACTCACAGCGGTGGTCAGTCGGTCGGGCGTCACCTGGCAGCACCACCACGATGTCGAAGCGCTGGCAGCGTCGATGTGA
- a CDS encoding 50S ribosomal protein L25/general stress protein Ctc — protein sequence MAQTPDLRLVAEARTEFGKGAARRIRRADKIPAVLYGHGSDPVHVTLPGHDTMLALKGNANAVLTIVMPDGDDQLALAKDVQREVLRPFIEHIDLIMIRKGEKVIVDVPVIVEGDAAPETNVITDSTVLSVEADALSIPESFTVSVEGLEAGSQILAKDVQLPSGVTLISDEELLVVNVTQQVSAEELEAELAEAEDEAGIEREESDEEKEEAAEGAESSEESGEGDDA from the coding sequence ATGGCTCAGACCCCCGACCTGCGACTCGTCGCCGAGGCCCGCACCGAGTTCGGCAAGGGCGCCGCACGCCGCATCCGCCGCGCCGACAAGATCCCCGCAGTGCTCTACGGCCACGGCAGCGACCCGGTGCACGTCACCCTCCCGGGCCACGACACCATGCTGGCGCTCAAGGGCAACGCGAACGCCGTGCTCACCATCGTCATGCCGGACGGTGACGACCAGCTCGCGCTGGCCAAGGACGTCCAGCGCGAGGTGCTGCGCCCCTTCATCGAGCACATCGACCTCATCATGATCCGCAAGGGCGAGAAGGTCATCGTCGACGTTCCGGTGATCGTTGAAGGCGACGCTGCCCCGGAGACCAACGTCATCACCGACAGCACCGTGCTCTCGGTCGAGGCTGACGCGCTCAGCATCCCCGAGTCGTTCACCGTGTCGGTGGAGGGCCTGGAGGCCGGCTCGCAGATCCTGGCCAAGGACGTCCAGCTTCCCTCGGGTGTCACGCTCATCTCCGACGAAGAACTGCTCGTCGTCAACGTCACCCAGCAGGTGTCGGCTGAGGAGCTCGAGGCCGAGCTGGCCGAGGCCGAGGACGAGGCCGGCATCGAGCGCGAAGAGTCGGACGAGGAGAAGGAAGAGGCTGCCGAAGGCGCCGAGTCGTCCGAGGAGTCGGGCGAAGGCGACGACGCCTGA
- a CDS encoding ribose-phosphate diphosphokinase yields the protein MSGMKLTTEKNLMVFSGRAHPALAQAVADELGTTLVPTEARDFANSETYVRFDESVRGCDAFVIQSHTAPINHNIMEQLIMVDALKRASAKRISVITPFYGYARQDKKSRGREPISARLMADMFKVAGADRLMAVDLHTDQIQGFFDGPVDHLQALPILAEYVADKYSSEDLAVVSPDAGRIKVAEQWSKRLNGAPLAFIHKTRDVTRPNQSVANRVIGKVEGRTCILVDDMIDSGGTICHAAEALMKDGAASVIIAATHAILSGPAVERLRDSVAREVIVTDTLPITPDKQFDKLTALSIAPLLSEAIHQVFEDGSVTSMFDGLS from the coding sequence ATGAGCGGCATGAAGCTCACCACCGAGAAAAACCTCATGGTGTTCTCCGGGCGGGCCCACCCGGCGCTGGCGCAGGCCGTCGCTGACGAACTCGGCACCACGCTGGTGCCCACCGAAGCCCGCGACTTCGCCAACTCCGAGACCTACGTGCGGTTCGATGAATCGGTGCGTGGTTGCGATGCCTTCGTGATCCAGTCGCACACGGCGCCGATCAACCACAACATCATGGAACAACTGATCATGGTCGACGCCCTCAAGCGCGCGTCCGCCAAGCGCATCAGCGTGATCACGCCGTTCTACGGGTACGCGCGCCAGGACAAGAAGTCGCGCGGACGCGAACCGATCAGCGCCCGGCTCATGGCCGACATGTTCAAGGTGGCCGGTGCCGATCGCCTGATGGCGGTCGACCTGCACACCGACCAGATCCAGGGCTTCTTCGACGGCCCGGTCGACCACCTGCAGGCGCTGCCGATCCTCGCCGAGTACGTCGCCGACAAGTACTCCAGCGAAGACCTCGCCGTCGTCTCGCCGGACGCCGGACGCATCAAGGTGGCCGAGCAGTGGTCGAAGCGTCTCAACGGCGCTCCGCTGGCCTTCATCCACAAGACCCGCGACGTCACACGTCCCAACCAGAGCGTCGCCAACCGCGTCATCGGCAAGGTCGAGGGACGCACCTGCATCCTGGTCGACGACATGATCGACTCCGGCGGCACCATCTGCCACGCGGCCGAGGCGCTCATGAAGGACGGCGCGGCCAGTGTGATCATCGCCGCCACCCACGCCATCCTGTCGGGTCCGGCTGTCGAGCGACTGCGTGATTCCGTGGCTCGTGAGGTCATCGTCACCGACACCCTTCCGATCACGCCCGACAAGCAGTTCGACAAGCTGACCGCGCTGTCGATCGCACCGCTGCTCTCCGAAGCGATCCACCAGGTCTTCGAGGACGGTTCGGTCACCTCGATGTTCGACGGTCTGTCCTGA
- the glmU gene encoding bifunctional UDP-N-acetylglucosamine diphosphorylase/glucosamine-1-phosphate N-acetyltransferase GlmU: MSASLAAVIVMSAGDGTRMKSNINKALHRIAGHTLVAHAVNAASGAGAQHVAVVVRAQGEAVAAAAREALPEITVAFQDDIYGTGRAAECGLLALPDDLHGTVIVTTGDTPLLESDTLRRLAETHAANDAGATVITGILDDATGYGRIVRDGQSGDVLAIVEHKQATPEQLEIREFNSGIFAFDADLLREALAGLGVNEAAGEKYLTDVVEIAVSRGRRVVAYVLDDLVQTEGVNDKAQLAKLGRELNRRLVDKLMRESGAIVIDPETTWVDADVSVGRDTVIHPGCQLQGATSVGENCIIGPNTTLKDAEVDDGASVIRAHVDLAVIGPNANVGPYSYLRPGTELGAGGKIGGFVETKNAVIGAGAKVPHLTYCGDATIGEGANIGAGTIFANYDGVQKFHTTIGAHSFVGSDSVLIAPVTVADGAYVGAGSAVEKDVEPGQIAVARTRQRNIDNWVDRRRAGTKTAEAADRARAERANQEHTSDESGEGN, encoded by the coding sequence GTGAGTGCATCCCTCGCAGCTGTCATCGTCATGTCTGCCGGTGACGGCACCCGGATGAAGTCGAACATCAACAAGGCGTTGCACCGGATCGCCGGCCACACCCTGGTCGCCCACGCGGTCAACGCAGCTTCAGGTGCGGGCGCCCAGCACGTCGCGGTCGTCGTGCGTGCTCAGGGTGAAGCGGTTGCTGCAGCTGCCCGCGAGGCGCTTCCGGAGATCACCGTCGCCTTCCAGGACGATATCTACGGCACCGGTCGCGCTGCCGAGTGCGGATTGCTTGCACTGCCGGATGACTTGCACGGCACGGTCATCGTCACCACGGGCGACACCCCGCTGCTCGAATCAGACACGCTGCGCCGGCTCGCCGAGACCCACGCCGCCAACGACGCGGGCGCGACCGTCATCACCGGAATCCTCGACGACGCCACCGGCTACGGCCGCATCGTCCGCGACGGCCAGAGCGGCGACGTGCTCGCCATCGTCGAGCACAAGCAGGCGACGCCCGAGCAGTTGGAGATCCGCGAGTTCAACTCCGGCATCTTCGCCTTCGACGCCGACCTGCTCCGCGAGGCGCTCGCCGGGCTGGGCGTCAACGAAGCGGCGGGGGAGAAGTACCTCACCGATGTCGTCGAGATCGCCGTGAGTCGTGGCCGCCGGGTGGTCGCCTACGTCCTCGATGACCTCGTCCAGACCGAAGGCGTCAACGACAAGGCCCAGCTGGCCAAGCTCGGCCGCGAACTCAACCGCCGCCTGGTCGACAAGCTCATGCGCGAATCAGGCGCGATCGTCATCGATCCCGAGACCACCTGGGTCGACGCCGATGTCAGTGTCGGCCGCGACACCGTGATCCACCCCGGGTGCCAGCTCCAGGGCGCGACCTCCGTCGGCGAAAACTGCATCATCGGCCCCAACACCACGCTCAAGGACGCCGAGGTGGACGACGGAGCGAGCGTCATCCGTGCCCACGTCGACCTCGCCGTCATCGGCCCGAATGCCAACGTCGGCCCCTACTCCTACCTGCGTCCCGGCACCGAGCTGGGCGCTGGAGGCAAGATCGGTGGATTCGTCGAGACCAAGAACGCCGTCATCGGCGCAGGCGCCAAGGTGCCGCACCTCACCTACTGCGGCGACGCGACCATCGGGGAGGGCGCGAACATCGGAGCCGGCACGATCTTCGCCAACTACGACGGCGTGCAGAAGTTCCACACCACCATCGGTGCCCACAGCTTCGTCGGCTCCGACTCCGTCCTCATCGCTCCGGTGACCGTCGCCGACGGCGCGTACGTCGGGGCAGGATCAGCGGTGGAGAAGGACGTCGAGCCCGGCCAGATCGCTGTTGCCCGCACCCGCCAGCGCAACATCGACAACTGGGTCGATCGCCGCCGTGCCGGCACCAAGACGGCAGAGGCAGCCGATCGCGCCCGCGCTGAACGGGCAAACCAAGAACACACGTCCGACGAATCCGGCGAAGGGAACTGA
- a CDS encoding MazG family protein translates to MTPGLTLLVTSPRVPAGLLTHDAWQALHAAGAVLAVSSDDPVPAAVNASGVTVIEAAYDSPLVLGRELASRARSENIVWIVSPDGDPGLTDALAGELTRLDDAAPIEMLVGSWDVPGARLLDAVAVMDTLRSPGGCPWDAKQTHQSLAKYLLEEAHETVEAIDAGDRDHLREELGDVLLQVLFHARIAADDTDDAWDVDDVAAELVNKLVRRHPHVFADGDASTPEEVETAWEQIKAAEKAERAQSEAPLLEGIPKSLSTLLIADKVLARRERAGEVDLPQGADLGDQLLALVAQARASGIDADQALRASLNKLAGN, encoded by the coding sequence ATGACACCTGGCCTGACGCTGCTGGTCACCAGTCCGCGCGTCCCCGCGGGGTTGTTGACCCACGACGCCTGGCAGGCATTGCACGCAGCTGGCGCAGTGCTGGCCGTCTCGTCCGACGACCCGGTGCCGGCGGCGGTCAACGCCTCCGGCGTCACCGTGATCGAAGCTGCCTACGACTCGCCCCTGGTGCTCGGACGCGAACTCGCGAGTCGCGCGCGCTCCGAGAACATCGTCTGGATCGTCTCCCCGGACGGTGATCCCGGTCTGACCGACGCCCTCGCAGGCGAACTCACCCGCCTGGACGACGCCGCGCCGATCGAGATGCTGGTCGGTTCCTGGGACGTCCCCGGTGCCCGGTTGCTCGACGCCGTCGCGGTGATGGACACCCTGCGCTCACCCGGAGGCTGCCCCTGGGACGCGAAGCAGACTCACCAGAGCCTGGCGAAATACCTTCTGGAGGAGGCGCACGAAACGGTCGAGGCTATCGACGCCGGTGACCGCGACCACCTTCGCGAAGAACTCGGGGACGTGCTGCTCCAGGTGCTCTTCCACGCCCGCATCGCAGCTGATGACACCGACGATGCCTGGGACGTCGACGACGTCGCCGCCGAACTGGTGAACAAGCTGGTGCGACGCCATCCGCACGTCTTCGCAGACGGCGACGCCTCCACTCCCGAAGAGGTCGAGACGGCCTGGGAGCAGATCAAGGCGGCGGAGAAGGCCGAGCGTGCGCAGAGCGAGGCGCCCCTGCTCGAAGGCATTCCCAAGTCACTCTCGACGCTGCTCATCGCCGACAAGGTGCTGGCCCGCCGCGAACGAGCAGGCGAGGTCGACCTCCCGCAAGGCGCCGATCTGGGCGACCAGCTGCTGGCGCTCGTCGCGCAGGCCCGCGCATCCGGCATCGACGCCGATCAGGCGCTGCGCGCATCCCTGAACAAGCTGGCCGGCAACTGA
- the pth gene encoding aminoacyl-tRNA hydrolase, translated as MTVEPWLIVGLGNPGPGYAGNRHNVGVMAIEQMALDAGATLKAHKARALGASIRLPQPSGAPGGPAAIIARPTCYMNESGGPVKALMQFFKVPVEQVIVLHDELDIDFGAVRLKRGGGEGGHNGLRSISSALGTKDYLRVRIGIGRPPGRMDAASFVLKDFSPTEKKELPFLLDDAVDATQTLIDLGLTDAQNKVHAR; from the coding sequence CTGACCGTGGAACCGTGGCTGATCGTAGGACTGGGCAACCCAGGGCCGGGCTATGCCGGCAACCGGCACAACGTCGGCGTCATGGCGATCGAGCAGATGGCGCTGGACGCTGGTGCAACCCTCAAAGCACACAAGGCTCGTGCCCTCGGAGCCTCGATCCGGCTGCCGCAGCCATCCGGGGCGCCCGGTGGTCCGGCAGCGATCATCGCCCGCCCCACGTGCTACATGAACGAATCGGGCGGTCCGGTGAAGGCGCTCATGCAGTTCTTCAAGGTGCCGGTTGAGCAAGTCATCGTGCTGCACGACGAGCTCGACATCGACTTCGGCGCCGTCCGTCTCAAGCGCGGCGGCGGCGAAGGCGGCCACAACGGGCTGCGTTCGATCTCCAGCGCACTCGGCACCAAGGACTACCTGCGAGTGCGCATCGGCATCGGACGTCCGCCCGGACGCATGGACGCAGCCTCGTTCGTGTTGAAGGACTTCTCGCCGACGGAGAAGAAGGAACTGCCCTTCCTGCTGGACGACGCCGTCGATGCCACGCAGACGCTCATCGATCTGGGCCTGACGGACGCCCAGAACAAGGTGCACGCGCGCTGA
- the mfd gene encoding transcription-repair coupling factor, giving the protein MLQLLAADEGVQRVLKHRGSADLVDIASAPGLRAPLLAQLNSAGDERTPLLVVTATGRDAGDLVAALRTLMGDDAIAEFPSWETLPHERLSPRSDTVGRRLAVLRRLAHPDDRDPAHGPIQVVVASVRALMQPIAKGLGDLAPVSLKADQDASLDEVVAALSAAAYTRTDLVERRGEFAVRGGILDVFPPTEQHPVRVDFFGDTVDEIRWFKVADQRSSDIAEHGLWAPPCRELLLTDDVRERARTLAAQLPGVADMLHKVAEGIAVEGMESLSPILLGDRMETLLDVLPKGTHVVLSDPERVRTRAHDLVATSTEFLEASWSNAAAGNAVPVDLQSVLGTASYWSLVELRDHALARGLPWWSMSSFATDEELTEFSEDDLPGERVTLRTEEVPQYRSDTEAAVADIRTWTAAGLKTLVLTDGPGLGKRVRELLLDNEIPLSEELASGKVTTAVGTLGRGFALPSSEFVLLTEIDLIGSSGQGGSTKDMRKMPSRRRNQVDPLQLRPGDFVVHEAHGVGKFVEMMQRTVGGATREYLALEYAPSKRGHPGDRLFVPTDQLDQITRYVGGEAPTLNKMGGSDWQTTKSKARRHVRQIAGELIRLYSARMATPGHAFAADTPWQRELEDAFAYVETPDQLSSIDEVKADMEKTVPMDRLICGDVGYGKTEIAVRAAFKAIQDGKQVAVLVPTTLLVKQHFSTFSDRYAGFPVTVKALSRFQSDKEAREVIDGLATGAVDLVIGTHRLLSKEIQFKDLGLVVVDEEQRFGVEHKEQLKQMRTAVDVLAMSATPIPRTLEMAVTGIREMSTLATPPEERHPVLTFVGGYDEKQVVAAIRRELMREGQVFLVHNKVQTIEKAASRLRELVPEARIGTAHGKMGEHRLEEVVVDFWERRLDVLVCTTIVETGLDISNANTLIVERSDVLGLSQLHQLRGRVGRGRDRAYAYFLYPTEKPLTETAHDRLQTIAQHTDLGSGMQVAMKDLEIRGAGNLLGGEQSGHIQGVGFDLYVRMVGEAVADFRGDELDKGPAEIKIELPVDAHLPHDYVPGERLRLEAYKKLATVATEEELTEIAEELRDRYGAPPEPVQHLLEVARLRVLARQAGIGDIGVQGKFVRFGPVEGLPESRQLRLQRLYKGAQLKPALKTILVPAPMTKPVAGQPLRNTEVLQWAAQLIRSVLLDQPAAA; this is encoded by the coding sequence ATGCTCCAACTCCTCGCCGCCGACGAGGGCGTGCAGCGTGTGCTCAAGCACCGTGGCAGCGCCGACCTGGTCGACATTGCCTCTGCGCCTGGCCTGCGCGCACCTCTGCTCGCGCAGCTCAACTCCGCTGGCGACGAGCGCACGCCGTTGCTGGTCGTCACCGCGACGGGCCGCGACGCCGGCGACTTGGTGGCGGCCCTGCGCACCCTGATGGGGGACGACGCGATCGCGGAGTTCCCGAGCTGGGAAACGCTGCCGCACGAGCGGCTCAGCCCGCGTTCCGACACCGTCGGACGTCGTTTGGCCGTGCTGCGCCGACTGGCGCATCCAGACGATCGCGACCCTGCTCACGGACCCATCCAGGTGGTCGTGGCCAGCGTCCGGGCTCTCATGCAACCGATCGCCAAAGGGCTGGGTGACCTCGCGCCGGTGAGCCTCAAGGCAGACCAGGACGCTTCGCTCGATGAGGTCGTCGCGGCGCTTTCGGCAGCTGCCTACACCCGCACCGACCTGGTCGAACGACGCGGTGAGTTCGCCGTCCGCGGCGGCATCCTCGATGTCTTCCCGCCCACCGAGCAGCACCCCGTACGGGTCGACTTCTTCGGCGACACCGTCGATGAGATCCGCTGGTTCAAGGTGGCTGATCAGCGCTCCAGCGACATCGCCGAGCACGGCCTCTGGGCGCCGCCCTGCCGCGAGTTGCTCCTCACTGACGACGTGCGTGAACGTGCCCGGACGCTCGCGGCGCAACTGCCGGGCGTGGCCGACATGCTGCACAAGGTGGCCGAGGGAATCGCGGTCGAAGGCATGGAGTCTCTGTCGCCGATCCTGCTCGGCGATCGCATGGAGACACTGCTCGACGTGTTGCCGAAGGGCACTCATGTCGTGCTCTCCGACCCGGAACGCGTCCGCACCCGTGCGCACGACTTGGTGGCCACCAGCACCGAGTTCCTGGAGGCGAGCTGGTCGAACGCCGCGGCGGGCAACGCCGTGCCGGTCGACCTCCAGAGTGTGCTCGGCACGGCGTCCTACTGGTCACTGGTCGAACTGCGCGACCACGCGCTCGCCCGAGGCCTGCCGTGGTGGTCGATGTCGTCCTTCGCCACCGATGAAGAACTCACCGAGTTTAGCGAGGACGACCTGCCCGGCGAGCGCGTCACCCTTCGCACCGAGGAGGTGCCGCAGTACCGCAGCGACACTGAAGCAGCCGTTGCCGACATACGCACCTGGACGGCCGCCGGGCTGAAGACGCTCGTGCTCACCGACGGCCCGGGTCTAGGTAAGCGAGTGCGAGAGCTGTTGCTGGACAACGAGATTCCGTTGTCGGAAGAGCTGGCCAGCGGCAAAGTCACTACCGCCGTCGGGACGCTGGGCAGAGGCTTCGCGCTTCCGTCGAGCGAGTTCGTGCTGCTCACCGAGATCGACCTGATCGGATCGTCCGGGCAGGGCGGTTCCACCAAAGACATGCGCAAGATGCCGTCGCGGCGGCGCAACCAGGTCGACCCGTTGCAGTTGCGTCCGGGCGACTTCGTCGTGCATGAAGCGCACGGCGTCGGCAAGTTCGTCGAGATGATGCAGCGCACGGTCGGGGGAGCGACCCGCGAGTACCTCGCGTTGGAGTACGCACCGTCCAAGCGCGGACATCCCGGCGATCGTCTGTTCGTGCCCACCGATCAGCTCGACCAGATCACCCGCTACGTCGGCGGCGAAGCGCCGACGCTCAACAAGATGGGCGGATCCGACTGGCAGACAACGAAATCGAAGGCCCGTCGACACGTCCGGCAGATCGCGGGAGAGCTCATCAGGCTTTACTCCGCCCGCATGGCCACCCCGGGTCACGCCTTCGCCGCTGACACCCCGTGGCAGCGGGAGTTGGAGGACGCCTTCGCTTACGTCGAGACCCCCGACCAGTTGTCGTCCATCGACGAGGTCAAGGCCGACATGGAGAAGACCGTGCCGATGGACCGTCTCATCTGCGGCGACGTCGGCTACGGCAAGACCGAGATCGCGGTGCGCGCTGCCTTCAAGGCGATCCAGGACGGCAAGCAGGTGGCCGTGCTCGTGCCCACCACGTTGCTGGTCAAGCAGCACTTCAGTACCTTCTCCGATCGGTACGCCGGCTTCCCGGTGACGGTGAAGGCGCTGTCGCGCTTCCAGAGCGACAAGGAAGCTCGCGAGGTGATCGACGGACTCGCCACCGGAGCAGTCGATCTGGTGATCGGCACGCATCGGTTGCTGAGCAAGGAGATCCAGTTCAAGGACCTCGGTCTGGTCGTGGTCGACGAGGAGCAGCGCTTCGGTGTCGAGCACAAGGAACAGTTGAAGCAGATGCGCACAGCTGTCGACGTGCTGGCGATGTCAGCCACGCCGATCCCGCGCACGCTGGAAATGGCGGTCACCGGAATCCGCGAAATGTCGACTCTCGCAACGCCGCCCGAGGAGCGCCACCCCGTGCTCACCTTCGTCGGCGGCTACGACGAGAAGCAGGTCGTCGCGGCGATCCGACGCGAGCTGATGCGCGAGGGACAGGTCTTCCTCGTGCACAACAAGGTGCAGACGATCGAGAAGGCCGCCTCGCGTCTGCGTGAGCTCGTGCCCGAAGCCCGCATCGGCACCGCCCACGGCAAGATGGGCGAGCACCGCTTGGAAGAAGTCGTCGTCGACTTCTGGGAGCGGCGACTCGACGTCCTGGTGTGCACCACCATCGTCGAGACCGGCCTCGACATCTCCAACGCCAACACCCTCATCGTGGAGCGCTCCGACGTCCTGGGTCTCTCGCAGCTGCACCAGCTGCGCGGACGAGTGGGTCGCGGTCGTGACCGTGCGTACGCCTATTTCCTCTACCCGACGGAGAAGCCGCTCACCGAGACGGCGCACGACCGGCTGCAGACCATCGCCCAGCACACCGACCTCGGTTCGGGCATGCAGGTGGCGATGAAGGATCTCGAGATCCGTGGCGCCGGAAACCTGCTCGGCGGTGAGCAGTCGGGTCACATCCAGGGCGTCGGTTTCGACTTGTACGTCCGCATGGTCGGGGAAGCGGTGGCCGACTTCCGCGGGGACGAACTCGACAAGGGCCCCGCCGAGATCAAGATCGAACTCCCCGTCGACGCCCACCTCCCGCACGACTACGTGCCGGGGGAGCGGCTGCGGCTGGAGGCGTACAAGAAGCTCGCCACCGTCGCCACCGAGGAGGAGCTGACGGAGATCGCCGAAGAACTGCGCGATCGCTACGGCGCACCCCCGGAGCCGGTGCAGCACCTGCTGGAGGTCGCGCGACTTCGCGTCCTCGCCCGCCAGGCAGGCATCGGCGACATCGGCGTCCAGGGCAAGTTCGTGCGTTTCGGCCCGGTCGAGGGTCTGCCGGAGAGCAGGCAGCTGCGGCTGCAGCGTCTCTACAAGGGAGCTCAGCTCAAGCCTGCACTCAAGACGATCCTGGTGCCCGCGCCCATGACCAAGCCGGTCGCCGGGCAGCCGTTGCGCAACACCGAGGTGCTCCAGTGGGCCGCACAGCTGATCCGCTCGGTGCTGCTCGACCAGCCCGCAGCCGCCTGA